TTTTATGGGGTGCATTAGACGAAACAATTATCACTGGTCATGAAGATGGTGAAATTGCTCTTTGGGATGTGAGAGTAAGTAATGCACTTGTGCATTCAGGTATAAAATATGCACTGGATATAACTGATCAGGATGTTTCATTTGTTCGTAGACAAGAAAGAAATTGTCAAGTGTCAAAGGACACAAATCACAAATAAACGACATGCAGTTCAATAAAGATGGCACCATGTTTGTAACTGCATCGAAAGATAATACTGCCAAATTATTTGACAGTGATTCATTGATGTTACTAAAAACGTATAAAACAGAAAGGCCTGTGAATTCTGCCACAATTTCACCTGTCTATGATCACGTATGTTTTCCGtacacagaaatgtttataaaacATGATTGAATGCTTGAATATTTATAATCGTATTTCTTTAGGTGGTTCTTGGAGGAGGTCAGGATGCTATGGATGTCACAACAACGTCTACTCGTCAGGGAAAATTTGATTCCCGATTTTTCCATTTAGTATTCGAAGAAGAATTTGCTCGTTTGAAAGGACATTTCGGTCCAATTAACTCTCTTGCGTTTCACCCTAATGGTCGTAGCATTTCAACGGGCGGGGAAGATGGATATGTTCGTATTAATACATTTGATCAATCGTATTTTGACTTtcattttgaatattaattttgtcagataaaagtaataaaatgtgTATAAATCAAACGGAtcatgtaaattatttatttccatgaatttaaatatatattttttattcgtataaaaaagaaacaataaatgtACTTATGAAAAAACAGTACTATCACTAATGGTACACAGATCAGAATAACAGGTAGTAGGATTATTAATAGAGATTCAAAGATATAACATAAGTTATATTGCATATGGCATACATAATCATTGTATATAATATCATAATACGATgttgtatataatattataccTTGTACTTAAAGTACATCCTCACCAAATACCGTACCTTTACTTGAGCAACATCGTATACAATAAATTCATTGTACAATAGGTCTGATTTTTTAGGAAGTTTAGCAGGTACAGCTGGTCCATATGGAACTTCGACACCATCTTCCATTTTATGAACGACTTCGGGATCGGGCTGTGTCTGGCCATGACCCCACGTTGAATGTTTACCTTGGGGTAGTTTCTCAATATAATCTGCACGATATCTTTCATACATATTACCCAATGCTACTTCAGAAAGTAACAATAATCCAGTAGGGTCTCCACTATTTGTACAACAATAATTCGCAGATTTGGTAACCATATCTGCGAAGTATATACCTTTACCAAACATATATCCGGTAACTGGAGCTTCTGGTGGAGCTATTCTTAATCCCTGAGAAAGTATACCAGCAAAGTTAGTTGTTCTAGAACCATgccataataattttctattatgtaGTTTCTTGAATGGCTTATATCTACTCTCTTCTCCTTGTCTCTTAACAACAAATACGTTTTCAATCACAAGTTCATACTGCGTGTGAGTCTTTCCATGAGTATTCTTTACGTATTGATCAATAACTTTGTATTCCTCACTTTCTttgtctaatattttaatatcagtATGTAATTGCTCGTAATGAACGTCGAGTGGATTCTTTGTTGCATCGGTCTTGGTATGCAACAGAGAATAGGCAATTTCCATTTCGAGTAACGCATCTAACATCTCACACTTCACATGAATTTCTTCGATTGTATCCAAGACTTTAGGTCCAGATACTCCAAAATTATGaggtattaaattataaaatctatTAGACGCATCGAGTAAAAGAACGGAATCAACTGGTTTGTTTTTTAATAGTTCCTGAAGTTCTGTTAGTACCGAATAAGCTTTCTGAATTTGTTTTTTAGTTAACTTTCCAAGCGGCATTTTATCTACGTCAATTTCAAACTCTGCCATTACTTTTTTCATATGTCCTTCGTCGAAAATTAATCTTATTAAATCTTGAACTggtttttctaaattactctcAATGTCAGAATCTAATAATTTTGTTGTAACTTCGTCTCCGTAATCAACGTCAACGGGATACATCTTATGAGGCACTTTAACAAAATGTTCTCTTTGAGACCAACGGTTTCCAGTTTTATCTTCGTACAAAAATTCAAACTGTGCTTTGCTATCTTCTAAGTGTAAGCTATCTAATTTGGTACCACCAATAGTTGTTCCTATCCTACCCCAACTTCTAAATAACCAGTATTTATTCTGTTTATCGTGCTTCAAAATCTGTAGCTTGTAAAAACTGTTTTTCTTTGATTGGATGTCTGTATGTACTAACGTAACAGTGTACTTATCTTTACCTTTTTGATATACGTGTGCACAATCTTGCAAACCACTATCTGGGTCAACTGTACTACCTTCCTTTATTTGTAGCTTTACTTTACCTGATGCTGATTTTTCAAAAATGCTTTTACCTTTGCTTTTTGCAGCAGACTTTTCTGCCACGACATTAATTCTATCAGATAAATTACCACCCCAACTCGAAATAGTCTTTTTCTGAATAAGTGTAATAGCAGGCATTATGTATTCTTTTGCTTCCTCAATAAAATCTTCAGTAATAacttgaatattaaattttttagctTCTTCTAtctttttgttcattttttctatTTCCTGTTGGTTTGATATAATAGCAGCTACATGTTCATGAATTTTTGAAGTTACATCTCCTCCCAAAAGCATAATATCTTTCTTCAAACTGTCTTTATTTCTTTCTGTACGTCCTATAATTACGAACTGCATGTGTTTTAATGGTTTCGGTTTTGCCTCAATTTTAACTCCAGAATCAACAACATCTTTTTTCACAGATGTAGATGTTGAAGGTACAGCCAGTTTTATGAGCCTTTTTCTAACTTTACACTTTAAAGATTTCCTGTTAAAATGTTTAAACAATTagttttttcttattatttagaGTTTTAAAGTAATAATCAAACAAAACACTTACAGTCCTGGGTATGGTTCTTTTAAATTTGCTGGTATAacaaacttttttcttttaggATCTTGTGTTACATATTCACATTTAGTCCATTCTGTTAAATTTCCAGTACATTTATATCCAATCCCAGAGGTATATGCAAGTTGCCCATTACATTTTGTGCATGGCTTTAAGGCTCCAAAATAAATTGCATCTGCCAAACGatctattatctgtaaaaaaaaaaaaacattttcacattattacaaatattatttgtttaaaattataag
This Osmia lignaria lignaria isolate PbOS001 chromosome 9, iyOsmLign1, whole genome shotgun sequence DNA region includes the following protein-coding sequences:
- the eIF3i gene encoding eukaryotic translation initiation factor 3 subunit I, with translation MKPLMLHGHERAITKIKYNREGDLLFSSSKDKKPNVWYSLNGERLGSFNGHNGSVWCIDVNWDTTRFLSGSGDNSLRVWDCETGKEIGLLETNSSVRTCSFSYSANLAVYSTDKALGHQCEMFIIDIRNVDAKLSQEDAISRIAVTGPRISAILWGALDETIITGHEDGEIALWDVRTRKKLSSVKGHKSQINDMQFNKDGTMFVTASKDNTAKLFDSDSLMLLKTYKTERPVNSATISPVYDHVVLGGGQDAMDVTTTSTRQGKFDSRFFHLVFEEEFARLKGHFGPINSLAFHPNGRSISTGGEDGYVRINTFDQSYFDFHFEY
- the Parp1 gene encoding poly-(ADP-ribose) polymerase — protein: MNADQPYSVEYAKSARASCQNCKSSIAKDSLRLAVVVQSPMHDGLIPRWYHPDCFFMKQRPKITADIANFDNIRWEDQKIIEKKIEESTNLPLPTSGRGKKRGNAAAKNAGPLGDFLVQYAKSNKSTCKACEERIVQGEIRISKKDFESEHGRRYGGIDRWHHLECFAKVRESLEFYESGDVLPGIKDFSKEDQAKVKNALPKIKSDDIPIKKVKNETQDAEEEEEMKEQNQEIFKIKDILSPIKKLDLIAMLEKNEQQIPEGVPAIIDRLADAIYFGALKPCTKCNGQLAYTSGIGYKCTGNLTEWTKCEYVTQDPKRKKFVIPANLKEPYPGLKSLKCKVRKRLIKLAVPSTSTSVKKDVVDSGVKIEAKPKPLKHMQFVIIGRTERNKDSLKKDIMLLGGDVTSKIHEHVAAIISNQQEIEKMNKKIEEAKKFNIQVITEDFIEEAKEYIMPAITLIQKKTISSWGGNLSDRINVVAEKSAAKSKGKSIFEKSASGKVKLQIKEGSTVDPDSGLQDCAHVYQKGKDKYTVTLVHTDIQSKKNSFYKLQILKHDKQNKYWLFRSWGRIGTTIGGTKLDSLHLEDSKAQFEFLYEDKTGNRWSQREHFVKVPHKMYPVDVDYGDEVTTKLLDSDIESNLEKPVQDLIRLIFDEGHMKKVMAEFEIDVDKMPLGKLTKKQIQKAYSVLTELQELLKNKPVDSVLLLDASNRFYNLIPHNFGVSGPKVLDTIEEIHVKCEMLDALLEMEIAYSLLHTKTDATKNPLDVHYEQLHTDIKILDKESEEYKVIDQYVKNTHGKTHTQYELVIENVFVVKRQGEESRYKPFKKLHNRKLLWHGSRTTNFAGILSQGLRIAPPEAPVTGYMFGKGIYFADMVTKSANYCCTNSGDPTGLLLLSEVALGNMYERYRADYIEKLPQGKHSTWGHGQTQPDPEVVHKMEDGVEVPYGPAVPAKLPKKSDLLYNEFIVYDVAQVKVRYLVRMYFKYKV